A stretch of the Blastocatellia bacterium genome encodes the following:
- the bshB1 gene encoding bacillithiol biosynthesis deacetylase BshB1 — translation MNLDPLAVDALAIGAHPDDIELVVAGTLLKLNSLGYKTAVLDVARGEMGTRGSAEIRAQEAAAAAKVLGLVARENLGLPDSNIWCNEESRIKMVRAIRRFRPKVVFTHYWDDPHPDHAHIAQLVRESAHLAGLAKFDVETGQTRFRPSAVAHFMFPRNVIPTFVVDITEFAEQKIAAIACYKSQFYDPNSKEPETNISTEGFLKRVDARQHFYGSLIGVDHGEGFVVKEAINIIDPIELLTRKMNMYS, via the coding sequence ATGAACCTGGATCCATTAGCTGTAGATGCTTTAGCCATTGGTGCGCATCCTGATGATATTGAATTAGTAGTAGCTGGTACTTTATTAAAACTAAATTCTTTAGGCTATAAAACAGCAGTTTTAGATGTAGCTAGAGGAGAGATGGGAACTAGAGGCTCGGCTGAAATTCGCGCACAAGAAGCCGCTGCTGCTGCTAAAGTTTTAGGCTTAGTTGCAAGAGAGAATTTAGGTTTACCAGATAGCAATATTTGGTGTAATGAAGAGTCAAGAATAAAAATGGTTCGTGCTATAAGACGCTTTCGTCCTAAAGTAGTTTTTACTCATTATTGGGATGATCCACATCCAGATCATGCTCATATTGCACAACTGGTGCGGGAATCTGCTCATTTAGCTGGTTTAGCTAAATTTGATGTAGAAACAGGTCAAACCCGTTTTCGTCCATCAGCGGTAGCTCATTTTATGTTTCCTCGTAATGTTATTCCTACCTTTGTAGTTGATATTACTGAATTTGCTGAGCAAAAAATAGCTGCAATAGCTTGTTATAAGTCACAATTTTATGATCCAAACAGCAAAGAACCTGAAACCAACATTAGTACAGAAGGATTCTTAAAGCGTGTTGACGCTCGCCAACATTTTTATGGAAGCTTAATTGGTGTTGATCACGGCGAAGGTTTTGTTGTAAAAGAAGCTATCAATATTATTGATCCTATTGAACTTCTAACTAGAAAAATGAATATGTATTCTTAA
- a CDS encoding ABC transporter ATP-binding protein produces the protein MSDNTSYAVEMRNITKQFGTVVANSKVSLKIAKGSIHAIIGENGAGKSTIMNVLYGFYRADEGEILIDGQVQKINSTADALKLGLGMVHQHFMLAGALSVTENIILGSEPGSTFMIDYNKAKEKIKEISKQYGLQINPDAKVDTLSVGEEQRVEILKTLYRGAKILILDEPTAVLTPQETEEFFRILRSLRDQGKTIIIITHKLAEVLAISEKVTVMRLGKVVGEVETKNTSAEELARLMVGREVLLRVDKNQFGRPEKQETVLSVKNLGLKSSEGINLLTDISFEIKSGEVFGIAGVEGNGQTELVEVLAGLQTPTSGQITLLGKDITACSSRQAKELHIAHIPEDRHKRGLLLNSPLTENAILGLQNNGELVGWPLLNDAQIETHTKKLINDFDVRPPDPNITARGLSGGNQQKLIIAREFSIAPKFLIASQPTRGVDIGAIEFIYKKLLELRASGAAVLLVSAELDEIFSLSDRVAVVYEGKIVGIIDPNKVSQQEIGLMMTGGKKSNKAKA, from the coding sequence ATGAGTGACAATACTAGCTATGCTGTAGAAATGCGTAATATAACCAAACAGTTTGGAACAGTGGTAGCTAATAGCAAAGTTAGCTTAAAAATTGCTAAAGGCTCAATACACGCTATTATTGGGGAAAATGGAGCAGGTAAAAGCACTATAATGAATGTTTTATATGGATTTTATCGTGCTGATGAAGGCGAAATTTTAATTGATGGACAAGTGCAAAAAATTAATTCAACGGCTGATGCTCTCAAATTAGGTTTAGGTATGGTGCATCAACACTTTATGTTAGCAGGGGCTTTAAGCGTCACAGAAAATATTATTTTAGGCTCAGAACCAGGCTCCACCTTTATGATTGATTACAACAAAGCTAAAGAAAAAATAAAGGAAATTTCTAAGCAATATGGACTACAAATAAATCCAGATGCCAAGGTAGATACGCTTTCCGTAGGTGAAGAACAACGAGTTGAAATATTGAAAACTCTTTATCGTGGCGCAAAAATACTAATTTTAGATGAACCTACAGCCGTACTTACACCACAAGAAACCGAGGAATTTTTCCGCATTTTACGTTCTTTACGCGACCAAGGAAAAACCATAATTATAATTACTCATAAACTAGCAGAAGTTTTAGCAATTTCAGAAAAAGTAACAGTAATGAGACTAGGAAAAGTTGTTGGCGAGGTGGAAACAAAAAACACTTCTGCCGAAGAATTAGCCCGTTTAATGGTAGGACGGGAAGTTTTACTTAGAGTAGATAAAAATCAATTTGGCCGACCAGAAAAACAAGAAACAGTTTTGAGTGTTAAAAATCTTGGCTTAAAAAGTAGTGAAGGGATCAATCTATTAACAGACATTTCTTTTGAAATAAAATCTGGGGAAGTATTTGGTATTGCTGGAGTAGAAGGAAATGGACAAACAGAACTAGTGGAAGTATTAGCAGGTTTACAAACTCCAACAAGCGGACAAATAACATTACTTGGCAAAGATATTACAGCTTGTAGCTCACGACAAGCTAAAGAGTTACATATTGCACATATTCCAGAAGATAGACATAAACGAGGACTATTGCTTAATTCTCCACTTACAGAAAATGCAATTTTAGGTTTGCAAAATAATGGGGAATTAGTTGGCTGGCCGTTACTAAATGATGCACAAATTGAAACGCATACAAAGAAATTAATTAATGATTTTGATGTAAGACCGCCTGACCCAAATATAACTGCACGAGGACTTTCAGGAGGAAATCAGCAAAAGTTGATTATTGCACGCGAATTTTCTATAGCACCTAAATTTTTAATTGCTTCACAACCAACAAGAGGTGTAGACATTGGAGCGATTGAGTTTATTTATAAGAAATTGCTTGAGTTAAGAGCTAGCGGAGCAGCAGTTCTTTTAGTTTCTGCTGAACTTGACGAAATATTTTCCTTAAGTGACCGTGTTGCAGTAGTTTATGAAGGAAAAATAGTTGGAATAATTGACCCAAATAAAGTATCCCAACAAGAGATTGGTTTAATGATGACTGGTGGCAAAAAATCTAACAAAGCTAAAGCTTAG
- a CDS encoding DUF4292 domain-containing protein has product MQNILFSCLILLVISYSVLGQEEKQLINNININCKEALNLQEANLIAADIIKYSVEALGETSYIKRIENIITIASCQSPEGTYTTEIHTNSKGYGYFKQVYDYKAQAFEAITQGKEEGFTLGNKIEKLPKAVVNIIRGHYFHQLILKPEDFFYDFGKVTIVEINNKKTYQLEAKDALNQECWLFFDIDTKLLRAVYIENSDNKKEIIKILFSDWKQVANLQLPHHLDINQSEKTYKFDFTKIIINSPKFEQKKLEKNN; this is encoded by the coding sequence ATGCAAAATATATTATTTTCTTGTTTAATATTATTAGTAATATCTTATAGTGTGTTAGGACAGGAAGAAAAACAATTGATAAATAATATAAATATAAATTGTAAAGAAGCATTAAATTTACAAGAAGCTAATTTAATAGCCGCAGATATTATTAAATATTCAGTAGAAGCTTTAGGAGAAACATCGTATATTAAAAGAATAGAAAATATAATTACAATAGCAAGCTGTCAATCTCCCGAAGGTACTTATACCACTGAAATACATACCAATTCAAAAGGATATGGATATTTTAAGCAAGTATATGATTATAAAGCACAAGCATTTGAAGCAATAACACAAGGAAAAGAAGAGGGATTTACTTTAGGAAATAAAATAGAGAAATTGCCTAAAGCCGTTGTAAATATAATTAGAGGACATTATTTTCATCAATTAATACTAAAACCAGAAGATTTCTTTTATGATTTTGGAAAAGTAACAATTGTTGAAATAAACAACAAAAAGACTTATCAATTAGAAGCCAAAGACGCATTAAATCAAGAATGTTGGCTATTTTTTGATATTGATACCAAATTGTTAAGAGCGGTATATATAGAAAATTCAGATAACAAAAAAGAAATTATAAAAATACTGTTTTCTGATTGGAAACAAGTTGCAAACTTACAATTACCACACCATTTGGACATAAACCAAAGTGAAAAAACTTACAAATTTGACTTTACCAAAATTATTATCAATAGCCCAAAGTTTGAGCAGAAAAAGCTAGAAAAGAATAACTAA
- a CDS encoding ABC transporter ATP-binding protein, with protein MDDKKKFSASNAWREARELLWAHRKRLGLGFSLMIISRLMGLVLPASSKFLIDEVIVKQQVQILYWIALFAGLATIVQAITSFALSQILGVAAQRAINDMRKRVQVHITQLPVSFFDSTQTGKLVSRIMTDAEGIRNLVGTGLIQLVGSIFTAILSLGILFYLNWWLTLMTILALSSLGAILAFSFSKLRPLFKERGEITSQVMGRLGESLGGIRIVKAYTAEKRENRTFAKGSHKLFRNIAKSMTGVSATTSFASMIVGIIGVIMILVGGNSVLSGAMTLGDFFMYVFFTGLMAMPIIEIAAIGTQITEAFAGLDRIREILNQPTEKDQDRNRQAVRNVIGNVEFKDVNFSYEAGVPVLKNISFYAPAGSTTALVGSSGAGKSTLISLIMNFNQAKSGSLKIDGKEISSLKMQDYRSYLGVVLQDNFLFDGTIAENIAFSKPNATREEIETVSQIAYCAEFIEGFDKKYDTIVGERGVKLSGGQRQRIAIARAILADPKILILDEATSSLDSESESLIQSGLRALRKGRTSFVIAHRLSTITSTDQILVLEKGEIVERGTHKELLAMGGRYRQLYDKQYQLELNRFTNPGEENSLESPRQYAISH; from the coding sequence ATGGATGATAAGAAAAAATTTAGTGCTTCAAATGCATGGCGCGAAGCAAGAGAACTACTTTGGGCGCACAGAAAACGCTTAGGTTTAGGTTTTTCTTTAATGATAATTAGCCGGTTGATGGGCTTAGTTTTGCCTGCATCATCAAAGTTTTTAATAGATGAAGTGATAGTTAAACAACAAGTGCAAATATTATATTGGATTGCTTTATTTGCCGGGCTAGCAACCATTGTTCAAGCTATAACCTCTTTTGCTCTATCGCAAATCCTTGGTGTTGCTGCTCAACGAGCAATAAATGATATGCGTAAACGTGTTCAAGTACACATTACACAACTTCCTGTTAGCTTTTTTGATAGCACTCAAACAGGGAAATTAGTCTCCAGAATTATGACTGATGCTGAAGGAATAAGAAATCTTGTTGGTACAGGTCTAATTCAACTTGTAGGAAGCATTTTTACAGCTATTTTATCCCTAGGCATATTGTTTTACTTAAACTGGTGGCTAACACTAATGACAATTTTAGCCTTAAGCTCTTTAGGCGCGATTTTAGCTTTTTCTTTTAGCAAACTGCGTCCGCTTTTTAAGGAACGAGGAGAAATTACTTCTCAAGTTATGGGCCGTTTGGGTGAATCTTTAGGCGGAATACGCATTGTTAAAGCTTATACGGCCGAAAAAAGAGAAAATAGAACTTTTGCTAAGGGATCGCATAAACTATTCCGTAATATTGCTAAATCAATGACAGGTGTTTCTGCTACAACATCATTTGCTTCAATGATTGTAGGCATAATTGGGGTGATTATGATTCTTGTTGGTGGGAATTCTGTACTTAGTGGAGCAATGACTTTAGGCGACTTTTTTATGTATGTATTTTTTACTGGACTAATGGCAATGCCTATAATTGAAATTGCTGCAATAGGCACACAAATTACAGAAGCATTTGCTGGGTTAGATAGAATTAGAGAAATACTTAATCAACCAACAGAAAAAGATCAAGACCGTAACCGCCAAGCTGTAAGAAATGTTATAGGAAATGTTGAATTCAAAGACGTTAATTTTTCTTATGAAGCTGGAGTTCCTGTCTTAAAAAATATCTCTTTTTATGCTCCAGCCGGTTCAACTACGGCATTAGTTGGCTCTAGTGGTGCTGGAAAAAGTACCTTAATTAGCTTGATTATGAACTTTAACCAAGCCAAATCAGGTAGTCTTAAAATTGATGGGAAAGAAATTTCTAGCTTAAAAATGCAGGATTATCGCTCATATTTAGGTGTGGTTTTACAAGATAATTTTTTATTTGATGGGACAATAGCAGAAAATATAGCTTTTTCTAAACCAAATGCAACTCGTGAGGAAATAGAAACAGTTAGTCAAATTGCTTATTGTGCTGAGTTTATCGAAGGATTTGATAAAAAATATGACACAATTGTTGGCGAACGAGGAGTTAAGCTTTCAGGGGGACAACGCCAAAGAATTGCTATTGCAAGGGCAATTTTAGCTGATCCAAAAATTTTAATCCTAGATGAGGCTACTTCTAGTTTAGATAGCGAAAGCGAATCCTTGATTCAATCAGGGCTTCGCGCACTTCGCAAAGGTCGCACATCCTTTGTAATTGCTCATAGACTTTCCACAATTACTAGTACAGATCAAATTTTAGTGCTAGAAAAAGGTGAAATTGTCGAGCGTGGCACACATAAAGAATTACTAGCAATGGGTGGACGTTATAGACAGCTTTATGATAAGCAATACCAATTAGAACTTAATCGTTTTACTAATCCTGGAGAAGAAAATAGTTTAGAATCTCCAAGACAATATGCTATTTCACACTAA
- a CDS encoding IPT/TIG domain-containing protein → MSNRLKIKLLTIFVCFLILAIVPNQSYLFSKKFYFSPYQVTGANSPKITRVTPNKFSLAGNVEIVVEGENFSANSLVVLGDQVISNTTISEKEIKFLAPSQDLAGNVTLSIQNANGLAQTELQALAKNTNELQGGEITTLLATKAALGNGQLASKISLNTSTKIAVDKDGNIFIADTINHQVRFIDAKTGIINLVAGMGVAGFSGDGQLALTAKLNSPIDIDVDDDGNIFILDSGNLRIRRIDNQTGIITTFAGNGTFGCSIAFCGVFGNGGPATEASVVAEAISIDSLGNLFLIESGSGFNCIRKVDKQTGIITGFVGACSKEIFMPCDVEDEEDCMFFIDIASDKTGNLFVINSRNDSIDKIDSATRERTILQRYDRFNNRIPRLSSIAVDQEGNILLATIKNTIIKLDGKTGEMLSTIAGNGKPGFSGDGNLATEASFNFLDIFLEEEVSLDVDGIGNIFISDVGNNRIRKISASTNIVETTAGLDQVITEPAENTFLNLSYIKVKNGKLYTSDFFSNSVKALDLNTGQVTLIAGNGQDAFAGDGGLATQASLSFPQGIAINNRGDVFISDSDNGRVRKVDAQTGIITTFAGGEFSGSIKDGVLATQTRLLQPRDLAFDLAGNLLILDNRVIRKVDAKTNIINTIAGGGNSSSDGVLALEASLNDPVSIAVNSVGDVFVASFGDKKVRQIDVQTGIITTFAGNGETQFNGEAILATQANLGVPTGLAFDEQDNLFISDTFNNRIRKVDTQTGIITTVVGNGSLGYSGDNDSAIGASLENPGIIAYDKGKLFICDQVINPSSSGLFFGEFNRVVRVAKVGAEDDFGLFITESPNIFLNQQNRKKFVVNINKLGIFDDTVTITPPQNLPLGISFIPTKPVKTSTSANFKIKITEEFPCGNSKFTFVGQDSKGRKRNVELRLILQRQDCIR, encoded by the coding sequence ATGTCTAATCGATTAAAGATAAAGCTACTTACAATATTCGTGTGTTTTTTGATATTAGCAATTGTGCCTAATCAATCATATTTGTTCAGTAAAAAGTTTTATTTTTCTCCTTATCAAGTAACAGGAGCAAATTCACCAAAAATAACTAGGGTAACACCTAATAAATTTTCTTTAGCTGGAAATGTAGAAATTGTTGTAGAGGGAGAAAATTTTTCTGCTAACTCGTTGGTAGTTTTAGGAGATCAAGTTATTTCAAATACTACAATTAGCGAAAAAGAAATAAAATTTTTAGCTCCTAGCCAAGATTTGGCTGGAAATGTAACTTTATCAATACAAAATGCTAACGGGTTAGCACAAACTGAACTCCAAGCACTTGCCAAAAATACAAATGAGTTACAAGGAGGTGAAATTACTACTTTACTTGCAACTAAAGCTGCTTTAGGGAATGGACAGTTAGCCAGCAAAATAAGCTTAAACACTTCTACTAAAATAGCAGTTGATAAAGATGGGAATATTTTTATTGCAGATACAATTAATCATCAAGTTCGCTTTATAGACGCTAAAACAGGAATTATTAATTTAGTTGCTGGAATGGGAGTTGCTGGTTTTAGTGGTGATGGACAACTAGCTTTAACAGCTAAACTTAATAGTCCAATAGATATTGATGTAGATGATGATGGAAATATATTTATTTTAGATTCTGGTAATTTGAGAATCCGCAGAATAGACAACCAAACAGGGATAATTACTACATTTGCTGGCAATGGAACTTTTGGTTGTAGTATTGCATTTTGTGGCGTTTTTGGTAACGGCGGCCCGGCTACAGAAGCTAGCGTAGTTGCTGAAGCCATAAGTATAGATTCACTAGGAAATCTATTTCTTATAGAATCTGGTTCAGGCTTTAATTGCATTAGAAAAGTAGATAAACAAACAGGTATTATTACTGGGTTTGTTGGTGCTTGCTCAAAAGAAATTTTTATGCCCTGTGATGTAGAAGATGAAGAAGATTGTATGTTTTTTATTGATATTGCGTCGGATAAAACAGGTAATCTTTTTGTGATTAATTCAAGAAACGATTCTATTGATAAAATAGATTCTGCGACTAGAGAACGAACGATTTTACAACGCTATGACCGATTTAATAACCGAATCCCAAGACTTAGTTCTATTGCAGTTGATCAAGAAGGGAATATTTTGCTAGCCACTATAAAAAATACAATTATTAAGCTAGATGGAAAAACAGGAGAAATGCTTTCAACCATTGCTGGTAATGGAAAACCAGGTTTTAGCGGGGATGGTAATTTAGCAACAGAAGCTAGCTTTAATTTTTTGGATATTTTTTTAGAGGAAGAAGTGTCTTTAGATGTTGATGGTATAGGCAATATTTTTATTTCCGATGTTGGAAATAACAGAATCCGTAAAATTTCGGCTAGTACAAACATAGTGGAAACAACTGCTGGACTAGACCAAGTTATAACTGAACCAGCAGAAAATACTTTTCTAAATCTATCTTATATAAAAGTAAAAAACGGCAAGCTTTATACTTCAGATTTTTTTAGTAATTCTGTAAAAGCCTTAGACTTAAACACAGGCCAAGTAACACTTATTGCTGGTAATGGACAAGATGCTTTTGCTGGTGATGGAGGATTAGCCACACAAGCAAGTTTAAGTTTTCCTCAGGGTATAGCAATTAATAATAGAGGAGATGTTTTTATTTCTGATTCAGATAATGGGCGTGTCCGAAAAGTAGATGCTCAAACAGGCATTATTACTACATTTGCTGGTGGAGAATTTAGCGGATCAATTAAAGATGGAGTGCTAGCAACCCAAACCCGTTTACTTCAACCACGAGATTTAGCCTTTGATTTAGCAGGAAACTTACTTATTTTAGATAACCGGGTAATTAGAAAAGTAGATGCTAAAACTAATATTATTAACACAATTGCTGGTGGTGGAAATAGTTCTAGTGATGGAGTTTTAGCCCTAGAAGCTAGTTTAAATGATCCAGTCAGCATAGCAGTAAATTCTGTTGGAGATGTTTTTGTTGCTAGTTTTGGAGACAAGAAAGTCCGTCAAATAGATGTCCAAACAGGAATTATTACTACATTTGCTGGTAATGGAGAAACGCAATTTAATGGAGAGGCAATACTTGCAACACAAGCAAATCTAGGAGTACCTACAGGACTAGCTTTTGATGAACAAGACAACTTATTTATTAGTGATACTTTTAACAATCGGATAAGAAAAGTAGATACTCAAACAGGAATTATTACTACTGTTGTAGGAAATGGTTCTTTAGGTTATAGCGGGGATAATGATTCTGCTATAGGTGCTAGTTTGGAGAATCCTGGAATAATTGCTTATGACAAAGGGAAGCTATTTATTTGTGATCAAGTAATAAATCCTAGTAGCTCTGGTCTTTTCTTTGGCGAATTTAACCGAGTTGTTAGAGTGGCTAAAGTAGGTGCAGAAGATGACTTTGGCCTGTTTATAACAGAAAGTCCTAATATTTTTCTTAACCAACAAAACCGAAAAAAATTTGTAGTTAATATAAATAAATTAGGTATATTTGATGATACGGTTACAATAACTCCACCACAAAATCTACCCTTAGGAATTAGTTTTATTCCTACAAAACCTGTTAAAACTAGTACAAGTGCTAATTTTAAGATCAAAATTACAGAAGAATTTCCTTGTGGCAATAGCAAATTTACTTTTGTTGGGCAAGATTCAAAAGGTCGAAAGAGAAACGTTGAGTTAAGATTAATCTTGCAACGTCAAGATTGTATTAGGTAG
- the pheA gene encoding chorismate mutase: MNIEDCRAEIDAVDEKIIHLLNRRAELVAKIGEIKQLQGLPIYDPARENTVLSNIYNANKGPLDNETLEKFFKQIIAKSKLIESSYIETTLAS; this comes from the coding sequence ATGAATATTGAAGATTGCAGAGCAGAAATAGACGCTGTAGACGAAAAAATTATTCATTTGCTAAATCGCCGTGCTGAATTAGTAGCAAAAATTGGCGAAATAAAACAACTTCAAGGACTACCTATTTATGATCCAGCTAGAGAAAACACTGTACTTTCAAATATTTATAATGCTAATAAAGGCCCTTTAGACAATGAAACACTAGAGAAGTTTTTTAAGCAAATTATTGCTAAATCTAAGCTTATAGAAAGCAGTTACATAGAAACTACTCTAGCTTCTTAA
- the aroF gene encoding 3-deoxy-7-phosphoheptulonate synthase, producing MLIKMLESATESQINYLLEKIRELGFQPYTNYSSNSMTIAITGNGNSDKLKTLSNELGVDMLVPTTHPFKLASRQNRSQTSVVDVRGVKIGGKEAVVIAGPCSVESREQLLETAIAVKAAGAVMLRGGAYKPRTSPYDFQGLGIEALELLKEARQITGLPIVTEVMSEYDVEIMSEYADMIQVGARNMQNFALLRRLAKLQTPILLKRGPSATIKEWLLAAEYLLAGGNEKVVLCERGIKGFDTELRNTLDLAAVAQARELSHLPILVDPSHATGKRSLVASLSKAALAMGADGVLVEVHPCPEFALSDGPQSLDFQGFADMMYQLTEPNRPVASPKTWMVEANIAQVVA from the coding sequence ATGCTTATTAAAATGCTAGAAAGTGCTACAGAAAGCCAAATAAATTATTTATTAGAAAAAATAAGAGAGCTTGGATTTCAGCCCTATACAAATTACAGTAGTAATTCTATGACAATTGCAATAACAGGAAATGGAAATTCTGACAAATTAAAAACCTTATCCAATGAATTAGGAGTAGATATGCTTGTACCAACAACACACCCTTTTAAGCTTGCTAGTAGACAAAACAGATCTCAAACCTCAGTTGTTGATGTAAGAGGTGTAAAAATAGGCGGAAAAGAAGCTGTAGTAATAGCCGGCCCTTGTTCGGTTGAATCCCGTGAACAGCTTTTAGAAACAGCTATTGCAGTAAAAGCGGCTGGAGCAGTAATGCTAAGAGGAGGTGCTTATAAACCTCGTACTTCTCCTTATGATTTTCAAGGTTTAGGAATAGAAGCTCTTGAACTCTTAAAAGAGGCCAGACAGATTACAGGACTTCCAATTGTCACTGAAGTAATGAGCGAATACGACGTTGAAATAATGAGCGAGTATGCAGATATGATACAAGTTGGCGCAAGAAATATGCAAAACTTCGCTTTGTTACGCCGTTTAGCAAAGCTTCAAACGCCAATTTTATTAAAGCGCGGCCCTTCAGCAACAATTAAAGAATGGTTGTTAGCTGCTGAATATTTGCTAGCAGGTGGAAATGAAAAAGTTGTTTTATGTGAAAGAGGAATAAAAGGTTTTGATACAGAGTTACGAAACACGCTTGATTTAGCCGCAGTTGCCCAAGCTAGAGAGCTTTCACACCTGCCTATTTTGGTTGATCCTTCTCATGCAACAGGTAAAAGAAGTTTAGTTGCTTCACTTTCAAAAGCAGCTTTAGCAATGGGTGCAGATGGGGTTTTAGTTGAAGTTCATCCTTGCCCTGAATTTGCTTTGTCTGACGGCCCACAATCGCTAGATTTTCAAGGCTTTGCCGATATGATGTATCAATTAACAGAACCAAATCGCCCTGTTGCTAGTCCAAAAACTTGGATGGTAGAAGCAAATATAGCTCAAGTTGTAGCCTAA